A single window of Acidobacteriota bacterium DNA harbors:
- a CDS encoding S8/S53 family peptidase — translation MKSRLPLLTTAAAVLLLGTATAVAVRPEDVLQGVAPVPAEVSRSVDVGRLDGDVRFTRAILVLPARDAAGLEQLLESQQDPSSPDFRRWLTPVEFGRRFGAPEADVAALRAHLEANGLEVEDAPAGRTALLFSGRAADVERAFATELREVFVDGAIRVANVRPARLPAGLARRTAGLLSLNSFPRRRALARRTPAYTDGSGRHVLAPADFATIYGIDALAAAGINGAGRKIAVLAQTNVTVADTRFFRQYFGLPANDPQIVLNGPDAGINGDEIEADLDIQWAGAVAPAAQVLLVVSKTTLPSYGVDLSALYAVNNNIADVLNLSYGACENDFVDSDTLFYTNIWAQAAAQGMTSFVASGDSGAAGCEGLSATTGTTRSVNGLGSSPYATCVGGTQYLDTSAPAAYWSSTNDPVTKKSAKGAIPEGAWNESGAGSGLAATGGGVSVLFARPPWQNVAGVPAGTGRAVPDVSVAGAGHTPYYIVLGGSGSASGLARVYGTSASSPAFAGIAALLSQRAGSRLGNLNPLLYALGQTQYGTSGAASPGTGPFRDVTAGSNSVPGVTGYDAGPGYDAATGLGSPDVTALAAAIASPVVSGVDLALSAAPAVASVQAGSPVTVTASLAQSAVAADAVATLTLAGLPAGLTASFSPSKMDEPGTGIVSRGQNALLTLAAAPSTAAGTYTLTLAASSGAVVRRVSLFVTVGAQPAAPPSGPGVQAPVVLDVFGAGGSHYTSDLVAVNRGTSDATLLLRFAQTPAPATPGPTIARSLGAGRQFAVADVIGFLNANGYSLPSDGSAKLGTLFATFVGASDPLTVFVGSRTSTPNPNASVGGAFGTFSAASVTGGASTGEAWIYGLRENSQYRSNLALVHAPGAASGATAGPVALEVQIYDGDSGAPAGAPLTQVLQPGQFFQFNRVLTLAPTGVANGYARVRLTSGSDRFIAYGIVNDGAAAGGGTSDGSFLPANATEGLIPIVLDLPGAPHYTSDLTLTNPTSSAVTVTLTYTASTAFSGAGSGTKTATLAARQQLVLPNAITYLRGLGLAIPATGNQGGTLLVSGAPALARTSNPNPDAAVGGTFGLAYPAVGASARAKGEAWVYGLRQDADARTNLAIADARAGDSAGVEYVVDVFDADTGATEPVLTKKVTLAGGQWTQFNTILVDAGITHGFARIRPSSGTSDFVAYGVVNDGPTAGSRTSDGSYVPMVVVN, via the coding sequence ATGAAGTCCCGCCTCCCGCTCCTGACCACCGCCGCCGCCGTTCTGCTCCTCGGGACGGCCACGGCGGTCGCCGTGCGTCCCGAGGACGTCCTCCAGGGCGTCGCGCCGGTGCCGGCCGAGGTCTCCCGATCCGTGGACGTGGGGCGCCTCGACGGCGACGTCCGCTTCACGCGCGCGATCCTCGTCCTGCCCGCACGCGACGCCGCCGGTCTCGAGCAGCTTCTCGAATCGCAGCAGGACCCGTCCTCCCCCGACTTCAGGCGATGGCTCACGCCGGTTGAATTCGGCCGCCGCTTCGGCGCCCCCGAGGCCGACGTCGCGGCGCTCCGCGCCCACCTCGAGGCGAACGGCCTCGAGGTGGAGGACGCTCCCGCGGGCCGCACGGCCCTTCTCTTCTCCGGGCGGGCCGCCGACGTCGAGCGCGCGTTCGCGACCGAGCTCCGCGAGGTGTTCGTGGACGGCGCGATCCGCGTCGCGAACGTCCGCCCGGCGCGGCTGCCGGCCGGCCTCGCGCGCCGCACCGCGGGCCTGCTGTCCCTGAACTCGTTCCCGCGGCGCAGAGCGCTCGCGCGCCGGACCCCGGCGTACACGGACGGCTCGGGCCGCCACGTCCTCGCGCCCGCGGACTTCGCGACGATCTACGGGATCGACGCTCTCGCCGCGGCGGGGATCAACGGCGCGGGACGGAAGATCGCTGTCCTCGCGCAGACGAACGTGACCGTCGCCGACACACGGTTCTTCCGGCAGTACTTCGGCCTGCCGGCGAACGACCCGCAGATCGTCCTGAACGGACCCGACGCCGGGATCAACGGGGACGAGATCGAGGCGGACCTCGACATCCAGTGGGCGGGCGCCGTCGCGCCGGCCGCGCAGGTGCTCCTCGTCGTGTCCAAGACGACCCTCCCGTCCTACGGCGTCGACCTCTCGGCGCTGTACGCGGTGAACAACAACATCGCCGACGTCCTCAACCTGTCCTACGGGGCCTGCGAGAACGACTTCGTCGATTCCGACACGCTCTTCTACACGAACATCTGGGCGCAGGCCGCGGCGCAGGGGATGACGTCCTTCGTGGCGTCCGGCGACAGCGGCGCCGCGGGCTGCGAGGGCCTCTCGGCGACGACCGGCACGACCCGTTCCGTGAACGGCCTCGGGTCCTCGCCGTACGCGACGTGCGTCGGAGGGACGCAGTACCTCGACACGTCGGCCCCGGCTGCGTACTGGAGCTCGACCAACGACCCCGTCACGAAGAAGTCCGCGAAGGGGGCGATCCCCGAGGGCGCGTGGAACGAGAGCGGCGCCGGCTCGGGCCTCGCGGCGACGGGTGGCGGCGTGAGCGTGCTCTTCGCGCGGCCGCCCTGGCAGAACGTCGCAGGCGTTCCGGCGGGAACGGGCCGCGCCGTGCCGGACGTCTCCGTCGCCGGGGCCGGCCACACGCCGTACTACATCGTGCTGGGCGGCTCGGGGAGCGCATCGGGTCTCGCGCGCGTCTACGGCACTTCTGCGTCTTCCCCCGCGTTCGCGGGCATCGCGGCCCTCCTGTCGCAGAGGGCGGGATCGCGCCTCGGCAACCTCAACCCGCTCCTGTACGCGCTCGGCCAGACCCAGTACGGGACGTCCGGGGCCGCGTCGCCGGGAACGGGCCCGTTCCGCGACGTGACGGCGGGATCGAACTCCGTCCCCGGAGTCACGGGCTACGACGCGGGCCCCGGCTACGACGCCGCGACGGGCCTCGGCTCGCCCGACGTCACGGCCCTGGCGGCGGCGATCGCGTCGCCCGTGGTGTCGGGCGTCGACCTCGCGCTGTCGGCCGCGCCGGCGGTGGCGTCGGTTCAAGCGGGCTCGCCGGTCACCGTCACGGCTTCGCTCGCACAGTCCGCGGTCGCTGCCGACGCTGTCGCGACGCTCACGCTCGCGGGCCTGCCGGCGGGCCTGACGGCCTCCTTCAGCCCCTCGAAGATGGACGAGCCCGGGACGGGCATCGTCTCGCGCGGGCAGAACGCGCTCCTGACCCTCGCCGCCGCGCCCTCGACGGCCGCCGGCACGTACACGCTCACGCTTGCCGCGTCGTCCGGCGCCGTCGTCCGGCGCGTCTCGCTCTTCGTCACCGTCGGCGCGCAGCCTGCCGCGCCTCCGTCCGGACCCGGCGTCCAGGCTCCCGTCGTTCTCGACGTTTTCGGAGCGGGAGGGTCGCACTACACGTCGGACCTCGTCGCCGTGAACCGCGGAACCTCCGACGCCACGCTCCTCCTGCGCTTCGCCCAGACGCCCGCGCCCGCGACGCCCGGGCCGACGATCGCACGTTCGCTCGGAGCGGGCCGCCAGTTCGCCGTGGCGGACGTGATCGGGTTCCTGAATGCGAACGGCTATTCGCTTCCGTCGGACGGGTCCGCGAAGCTCGGGACGCTGTTCGCGACGTTCGTCGGCGCGTCCGATCCCCTCACCGTGTTCGTCGGCTCGCGCACGTCGACTCCCAACCCGAACGCCTCCGTCGGTGGTGCATTCGGGACGTTCTCGGCCGCGTCGGTGACGGGCGGAGCCTCCACGGGCGAAGCCTGGATCTACGGCCTCAGGGAGAACTCCCAGTACCGTTCCAACCTCGCTCTCGTGCATGCACCCGGCGCCGCCTCGGGCGCGACGGCCGGCCCGGTCGCGCTGGAGGTCCAGATCTACGACGGCGACAGCGGGGCGCCGGCCGGCGCGCCGCTCACGCAGGTCCTCCAGCCAGGACAGTTCTTCCAGTTCAACCGCGTCCTCACGTTGGCACCGACGGGGGTCGCGAACGGCTACGCGCGCGTCCGGCTGACATCCGGATCCGACCGCTTCATCGCGTACGGAATCGTGAACGACGGCGCCGCGGCAGGCGGAGGCACGTCGGACGGGAGCTTCCTCCCGGCGAACGCGACGGAGGGACTGATCCCGATCGTCCTCGACCTCCCGGGCGCGCCGCACTACACGAGCGACCTGACCCTGACGAATCCGACGTCGAGCGCGGTCACGGTGACTCTGACGTACACGGCGTCGACGGCGTTCTCGGGCGCGGGCTCCGGCACGAAGACGGCCACGCTTGCCGCGCGCCAGCAGCTCGTCCTGCCGAACGCGATCACGTACCTCCGCGGACTCGGCCTCGCGATCCCGGCGACGGGCAACCAGGGCGGCACGCTCCTCGTCTCGGGCGCGCCGGCGCTCGCGCGCACCTCGAACCCGAACCCGGACGCGGCCGTCGGCGGGACTTTCGGGCTCGCGTATCCCGCGGTCGGCGCGTCCGCGCGGGCGAAGGGCGAGGCGTGGGTCTACGGCCTGAGGCAGGACGCCGACGCGCGCACGAACCTCGCGATCGCGGACGCGCGAGCCGGCGACTCCGCCGGCGTGGAGTACGTCGTGGACGTCTTCGATGCGGATACGGGCGCGACCGAGCCGGTCCTCACGAAGAAGGTGACGCTCGCGGGCGGGCAATGGACGCAGTTCAACACGATCCTCGTCGACGCCGGAATCACGCACGGTTTCGCGCGTATCCGGCCCTCCTCCGGAACGTCGGACTTCGTCGCCTACGGCGTCGTGAACGACGGCCCGACGGCGGGCTCGCGCACGTCCGACGGGTCGTACGTCCCGATGGTCGTCGTGAACTGA
- a CDS encoding NYN domain-containing protein: MAAVPEIVDGNNLIGRLGGGTRDGLVTELCEVARRKRKRLTVVFDGPPEAGRAKVQAFGDVQVVYAAPRSADEEIVRRIREARDPRGVTVVTDDRALASAVSAAGARIAGIEIFQRDASARMRAPAPAEAVKPSVGGGAKDWERWFSDPKNRIE; encoded by the coding sequence ATCGCCGCGGTGCCCGAGATCGTCGACGGCAACAACCTGATCGGCCGCCTGGGCGGCGGCACGCGCGACGGGCTCGTGACGGAGCTCTGCGAGGTCGCGCGGCGAAAGCGGAAACGGCTGACGGTCGTCTTCGACGGCCCGCCGGAAGCCGGGCGCGCGAAGGTTCAGGCTTTCGGCGACGTCCAGGTCGTCTACGCGGCGCCCCGCTCGGCCGACGAGGAAATCGTCCGGCGCATCCGCGAGGCGCGAGACCCGCGGGGCGTCACCGTCGTGACGGACGACCGTGCTCTCGCATCCGCCGTCTCGGCAGCAGGCGCCCGGATCGCGGGCATCGAGATCTTCCAGCGGGACGCATCGGCCCGGATGCGGGCCCCGGCGCCCGCCGAAGCGGTCAAGCCCTCCGTCGGCGGCGGTGCGAAGGACTGGGAACGCTGGTTCTCGGACCCGAAGAACCGGATCGAGTGA
- a CDS encoding LD-carboxypeptidase, protein MADLARLPRLVPGDTVGVAALSGPPDPDALAAGVRALEGFGYRVRLAPNVLSKEPLLGLAGAAEERAAGYRSLLVDPGVKAIVFARGGYGVASALPCLDPAEAAAHPKIHCGFSDVTVLSSWLLKAGVPSFHGPMVAADLARGLDPLSASFFPSMLEGRGPKEIFLEGEEGRGGATGSSVLVPGAATGRLVGGCLSLLAASVGTPWEFDYSNGLLFFEDIAEEAYRIDRMLGTLIDSGRFAKLSGILIGTLSAVTFSGVEDSERLRSVLTARLAPLGIPVALGLPAGHRGSNATLPVGARAAWDGAGTLTFLEEITS, encoded by the coding sequence ATGGCGGACCTCGCGAGGCTGCCGCGTCTCGTCCCCGGCGACACGGTTGGCGTCGCGGCGCTGTCGGGGCCACCGGATCCGGACGCCCTCGCGGCGGGTGTCCGGGCGCTCGAGGGGTTCGGCTACCGCGTCCGGCTCGCACCGAACGTCCTCTCGAAGGAACCGCTCCTCGGCCTCGCGGGCGCCGCCGAAGAACGCGCGGCGGGTTATCGCTCGCTACTCGTCGACCCGGGCGTGAAGGCCATCGTCTTCGCGCGCGGCGGCTACGGCGTCGCGTCCGCGCTCCCGTGCCTCGACCCGGCGGAAGCGGCCGCGCACCCGAAGATCCACTGCGGCTTTTCGGACGTTACCGTCCTCTCCTCCTGGCTCCTGAAGGCGGGCGTGCCGTCGTTCCACGGGCCCATGGTTGCCGCCGATCTCGCGCGCGGACTCGACCCGCTCTCCGCGTCCTTCTTTCCTTCGATGCTCGAGGGGAGGGGACCCAAGGAGATTTTCTTGGAAGGTGAAGAGGGGAGAGGCGGCGCGACCGGGAGCAGCGTGCTCGTACCCGGCGCCGCCACGGGGAGGCTCGTCGGAGGCTGTCTCTCCCTCCTCGCGGCGTCCGTCGGGACGCCTTGGGAATTCGACTACTCCAACGGCCTCCTCTTCTTCGAAGACATCGCCGAGGAGGCCTATCGCATCGACCGCATGCTCGGGACCCTGATCGATTCCGGCCGATTCGCTAAACTGTCCGGCATCTTGATCGGCACGCTGTCGGCTGTCACGTTTTCGGGCGTCGAAGATTCCGAGCGGCTTCGCTCGGTCCTCACGGCCCGTCTCGCGCCCCTCGGCATCCCCGTGGCCCTCGGCCTCCCCGCCGGCCACCGCGGCTCCAACGCGACCCTGCCCGTCGGCGCCCGCGCCGCGTGGGACGGAGCCGGGACGCTCACCTTCCTCGAGGAGATTACGTCTTGA
- a CDS encoding cyclic nucleotide-binding domain-containing protein, protein MKVVVKSGTPSGFADYLMKAAAGKDVFSEGEVGTEMYVIQAGTVEIYKKSRKGEEKILATLEKGDFFGEMSILEDVPRTASARAKTECELVRINQTTFDEMLRHNAEIAVRMLRKLSRRLRETTKLLEQSTGVAPTLDQSSSDIFAKEADRHEIFRIVADAGGEFFLNREGETTVGRIDPVTGIRPDVDLANLDTQRSVSRRHSKIVHSGNDFRVVEEIGTMNGTFVNGTRIVTGQPVSIKDGDRIRFGLVDLTFRISKA, encoded by the coding sequence TTGAAGGTCGTCGTGAAATCGGGCACTCCGAGCGGCTTCGCGGACTACCTCATGAAGGCCGCGGCCGGGAAGGACGTCTTCTCCGAGGGAGAGGTCGGCACCGAGATGTACGTCATCCAGGCCGGCACCGTCGAGATCTACAAGAAGAGCCGCAAGGGCGAGGAGAAGATTCTCGCGACGCTCGAAAAAGGCGACTTCTTCGGCGAGATGTCGATCCTCGAAGACGTCCCGCGAACGGCGTCCGCGCGCGCGAAGACCGAGTGCGAGCTCGTCCGGATCAACCAGACGACGTTCGACGAGATGCTGCGCCACAACGCGGAGATCGCCGTGCGGATGCTCCGCAAGCTCTCGCGCCGCCTGCGCGAGACGACGAAGCTCCTCGAGCAGTCGACGGGCGTCGCCCCGACGCTCGACCAGTCGTCGTCGGACATCTTCGCGAAGGAAGCCGACCGGCACGAGATCTTCCGGATCGTGGCGGACGCCGGCGGAGAATTCTTCCTGAACCGCGAGGGGGAGACCACCGTGGGGCGCATCGACCCCGTCACGGGGATCCGGCCGGACGTCGACCTCGCGAACCTCGACACGCAGCGCTCCGTCTCCCGCCGCCATTCGAAGATCGTCCACTCCGGAAACGACTTCCGCGTCGTCGAGGAGATCGGAACCATGAACGGGACGTTCGTGAACGGCACGCGCATCGTCACGGGCCAGCCGGTGTCGATCAAGGACGGCGACCGGATCCGCTTCGGACTCGTGGACCTCACGTTCCGCATCAGCAAGGCGTAG
- a CDS encoding ATP-dependent DNA helicase RecG, translating into MAPKKVFWVYGIGTQAARYRRGLVMENPQIEEFLEGEEGKDPLSVGRVVPIYRKLPALTPRLRRTLVFHLLRDFADHLPERLRDSREREQSLPPLGESLREAHFPGSGGGPADAEAWTERKSPHLHRLVYEEFLEFQVGLQRRRAERDRVPAPVLAADDAIRARLKEALPFSLTAAQKRVIREIGEDFRAGRPMRRLLQGDVGSGKTIVAVLSAILAAECGRQTALMAPTEILAEQHFTTIFRIFGKTRFRAELLTGRVKGKARAQVLDALAGGRIDMLVGTHALLEDPVEFLRLGLIVIDEQHRFGVAQRTALAAKADPSGARPHLLVMSATPIPRSLALTLYGDLDVSTLDEKPPGRTAVTTRVLPESDRATAFREIEGEIRAGGQAYVVVPLIEESDTIDARAVEKHAGEIRKALPGRRVGVLHGRIPPDERERTMGEFAAGKLDVLAATTVIEVGVDVPNASYMLVENAERFGLAQLHQLRGRVGRGRRTSRCVLLFGPKTSPESRERLGVLEKTDDGFVVAEEDLKRRGPGDALGTRQSGVPMFRIGDLVRDVRWMRDAKEEAMRLIAEGRDAAFREPLFLRPGTGAAGD; encoded by the coding sequence ATGGCGCCGAAGAAGGTCTTCTGGGTTTACGGCATCGGCACACAGGCGGCGCGCTATCGACGCGGGCTCGTGATGGAGAACCCTCAAATCGAAGAGTTCTTAGAAGGTGAAGAGGGGAAGGACCCTCTTTCGGTGGGAAGGGTCGTCCCCATCTACCGAAAGTTGCCCGCGCTGACGCCGCGCTTGAGGCGGACCCTCGTCTTCCACCTTCTAAGAGATTTTGCAGACCATCTTCCCGAGCGCCTGCGCGACTCGCGAGAGAGGGAGCAGAGTCTCCCTCCCCTCGGCGAATCCCTGCGCGAGGCCCACTTTCCGGGCAGCGGCGGAGGGCCCGCGGACGCCGAGGCGTGGACGGAGCGGAAGTCGCCGCACCTGCACCGCCTCGTCTACGAGGAGTTCCTCGAGTTCCAGGTGGGCCTCCAGCGCCGCCGCGCCGAGCGCGACCGCGTGCCGGCGCCCGTCCTCGCGGCCGACGACGCGATCCGCGCGCGCCTCAAGGAAGCTCTGCCGTTCTCGCTGACGGCCGCGCAGAAACGCGTGATCCGCGAGATCGGCGAGGATTTCCGCGCGGGCCGGCCCATGCGGCGCCTGCTGCAGGGCGACGTCGGGAGCGGCAAGACGATCGTCGCCGTCCTCTCGGCCATTCTCGCGGCCGAGTGCGGCCGCCAGACCGCCCTCATGGCGCCGACCGAGATCCTCGCCGAGCAGCACTTCACGACCATCTTCCGGATCTTCGGCAAGACGCGCTTCCGCGCCGAGCTCCTGACGGGGCGCGTGAAAGGCAAGGCGCGGGCGCAGGTCCTCGACGCGCTGGCCGGCGGGCGCATCGACATGCTGGTGGGGACGCACGCGCTCCTCGAAGACCCCGTCGAGTTTCTGCGCCTCGGACTGATCGTGATCGACGAGCAGCACCGCTTCGGCGTGGCCCAGCGGACCGCCCTTGCGGCGAAGGCCGATCCCTCGGGCGCGCGCCCCCACCTCCTCGTCATGTCCGCCACGCCCATCCCGCGCTCGCTCGCCCTGACGCTCTACGGCGACCTCGACGTCTCGACGCTGGACGAGAAGCCGCCGGGCCGCACCGCGGTCACGACGCGCGTCCTGCCCGAGAGCGACCGCGCCACGGCGTTCCGCGAGATCGAGGGCGAGATCCGCGCCGGCGGCCAGGCGTACGTCGTCGTCCCGCTCATCGAGGAGTCCGACACGATCGACGCCCGGGCGGTCGAGAAGCACGCCGGGGAGATCCGAAAGGCCCTGCCGGGCCGCCGCGTCGGCGTCCTCCACGGGCGCATCCCTCCTGACGAACGCGAGAGGACGATGGGGGAGTTCGCGGCGGGGAAGCTGGACGTCCTCGCGGCCACGACCGTCATCGAGGTGGGCGTCGACGTGCCGAACGCGTCGTACATGCTGGTCGAGAACGCGGAGCGCTTCGGCCTCGCGCAGCTCCACCAGTTGCGCGGCCGTGTCGGCCGCGGCCGGCGCACGTCGCGCTGCGTCCTCCTCTTCGGTCCGAAGACCTCGCCCGAGTCGCGGGAGCGCCTCGGCGTCCTCGAAAAGACGGACGACGGATTCGTCGTGGCCGAAGAAGATCTGAAACGCCGGGGCCCCGGCGACGCGCTCGGAACCCGCCAGAGCGGCGTCCCGATGTTCCGCATCGGGGACCTCGTCCGCGACGTCCGCTGGATGAGGGACGCGAAGGAAGAGGCGATGCGGCTCATCGCCGAAGGGCGCGACGCCGCTTTCCGCGAGCCGCTCTTCCTCCGGCCGGGGACCGGCGCGGCGGGCGACTGA
- a CDS encoding site-2 protease family protein: MDPQKILEIVIQVVVLLFAVSFHESAHGFVAMKCGDNTARDLGRITMNPIKHLDPIGSLLFPAMLAFSGLPVFGWAKPVPVSLRGVPNPRRANLLVSAAGPLSNLLLALAFAGAFSLIKDVSIPSKASPLYPLSLIFGLSVLVNVSLAIFNLLPIPPLDGFGVVESLAPPAAIPAVIWLRRFGFIILVVMMFTGVLGFIMRPVQDLVIGWLRS, translated from the coding sequence GTGGACCCTCAAAAGATTCTCGAAATCGTCATCCAGGTCGTCGTCCTTCTGTTCGCCGTCTCGTTCCACGAGTCGGCCCACGGCTTCGTCGCGATGAAGTGCGGCGACAACACGGCCCGCGACCTCGGCCGCATCACGATGAACCCGATCAAGCACCTCGACCCGATCGGCAGCCTTCTGTTTCCGGCGATGCTCGCGTTCTCCGGCCTGCCGGTGTTCGGCTGGGCCAAGCCCGTCCCCGTTTCCCTGCGCGGCGTCCCGAACCCGCGGCGGGCCAACCTCCTCGTCTCGGCGGCGGGCCCGCTCTCGAATCTCCTTCTCGCCCTCGCGTTCGCCGGGGCGTTTTCGCTCATCAAAGACGTTTCGATTCCTTCGAAAGCGAGTCCGCTCTACCCGCTCTCGCTCATCTTCGGCCTCTCGGTTCTCGTGAACGTCTCCCTCGCGATTTTCAATCTGCTCCCGATTCCGCCGTTGGACGGCTTCGGCGTCGTCGAGAGCCTCGCACCGCCGGCCGCGATTCCCGCCGTCATCTGGCTGCGCCGCTTCGGTTTCATCATCCTCGTCGTGATGATGTTCACGGGCGTGCTCGGCTTCATCATGCGACCGGTGCAGGACCTCGTGATCGGCTGGCTGAGGTCCTGA
- the trpS gene encoding tryptophan--tRNA ligase produces MSEPSQKIVLSGLRPTGRVHLGNYWGAVKNWVDLQSTYACRYFVADLHALTTDYADTSAIREASVEAVTDWLSVGLDPEKSVIFVQSRVPQTAELALVFGMITPLGWLERVPTYKEQIEQLRERDLGTFGFLGYPVLMTADIALYLAHYVPVGKDQESHLEICREIVRRFNGFYGDVFPEPKALFTATPKVPGLDGRKMSKSYNNTLALSDSAEDVAKKVMGMVTDPNRARRSDPGDPDVCNLYPFHVLYSPTEEQKVVAEECRAATRGCVDCKKHLIRNMNAALEPIRQKRAEIVAKKDYVKDVLEDGNTRARAIASETMEKVSNAMGLL; encoded by the coding sequence ATGTCCGAGCCTTCTCAGAAGATCGTTCTTTCGGGGCTGCGCCCGACGGGCCGCGTCCACCTCGGCAACTACTGGGGCGCGGTGAAGAACTGGGTGGACCTGCAGTCGACCTACGCCTGCCGGTACTTCGTGGCCGACCTCCATGCGCTCACGACGGACTACGCCGACACCTCCGCGATCCGCGAGGCTTCGGTCGAGGCCGTGACGGACTGGCTCTCCGTGGGCCTCGACCCCGAGAAGAGCGTCATCTTCGTCCAGTCGCGCGTGCCGCAGACCGCCGAGCTTGCGCTCGTCTTCGGGATGATCACGCCGCTCGGCTGGCTCGAGCGCGTGCCGACGTACAAGGAGCAGATCGAGCAGCTGCGCGAGCGGGACCTCGGGACGTTCGGTTTCCTCGGCTACCCGGTTCTCATGACCGCCGACATCGCGCTTTACCTCGCGCACTACGTCCCGGTCGGCAAGGACCAGGAGAGCCACCTCGAGATCTGCCGCGAGATCGTGCGGCGCTTCAACGGCTTCTACGGGGACGTCTTCCCCGAGCCGAAGGCGCTGTTCACGGCGACGCCGAAGGTGCCCGGGCTCGACGGCCGGAAGATGTCCAAGAGCTACAACAACACGCTCGCGCTGTCGGACTCGGCCGAGGACGTGGCGAAGAAGGTCATGGGAATGGTCACGGACCCGAACCGGGCGCGCCGCTCGGACCCCGGCGACCCGGACGTTTGCAACCTGTACCCGTTCCACGTGCTGTATTCGCCTACGGAAGAGCAGAAGGTCGTCGCCGAGGAGTGCCGTGCGGCCACGCGCGGCTGCGTGGACTGCAAGAAGCACCTCATCCGCAACATGAACGCGGCGCTCGAGCCCATTCGCCAGAAGCGCGCGGAGATCGTGGCGAAAAAGGACTACGTGAAGGACGTCCTCGAGGACGGAAATACCAGAGCCCGAGCGATTGCCTCAGAGACGATGGAGAAGGTCTCGAACGCAATGGGGCTGCTGTAG
- a CDS encoding segregation/condensation protein A, which translates to MAEFRIPVPAGADLMQPYPVKVPQFEGPLDLLLHLIRKNEVDLRNIPVADICRQYHEYLVLMQELDLEVAAEFLYVEALLVHVKSQMVLPRAVLPDGTPQEDPRDELVRRLIEYRKYKGVAETLHEMEALRLGLWSRPPAKLEASEAEAEETDLSEVSLFDLLTFFKGALDRYRSAHPPSMEIAHQKYSIKEKMEDMLARVRSGSGPVPLSDVFKGLAGRAEAIAVFLAVLELLRLRVVRARQEAEFSDILLESTGEDVTLEGYEESYR; encoded by the coding sequence GTGGCCGAGTTCCGGATCCCCGTCCCCGCGGGCGCGGACCTCATGCAGCCGTACCCGGTGAAGGTGCCCCAGTTCGAGGGCCCGCTGGACCTGCTGCTCCACCTCATCCGCAAGAACGAGGTCGATCTCCGCAACATCCCGGTCGCGGACATCTGCCGCCAGTACCACGAGTACCTCGTCCTCATGCAGGAGCTGGACCTCGAGGTCGCGGCCGAGTTCCTCTACGTCGAGGCGCTCCTCGTCCACGTGAAGTCGCAGATGGTGCTTCCGCGCGCGGTCCTGCCGGACGGCACGCCGCAGGAAGACCCGCGCGACGAGCTCGTGCGGCGCCTCATCGAATACCGCAAGTACAAGGGCGTCGCCGAGACGCTCCACGAGATGGAGGCGCTGCGCCTCGGTCTCTGGAGCCGCCCGCCCGCGAAGCTCGAGGCGTCGGAGGCCGAAGCCGAGGAAACGGATCTCTCCGAGGTGTCGCTCTTCGACCTCCTCACGTTCTTCAAGGGTGCGCTCGACCGCTACCGCTCGGCGCATCCGCCCTCCATGGAGATCGCGCACCAGAAGTACTCGATCAAGGAGAAGATGGAAGACATGCTCGCGCGCGTGCGAAGCGGCAGCGGCCCCGTGCCGCTGTCGGACGTTTTCAAGGGCCTCGCGGGCCGCGCCGAGGCGATCGCCGTCTTTCTCGCCGTCCTCGAGCTCCTCCGCCTGCGCGTCGTCCGCGCCCGGCAGGAGGCCGAGTTCAGCGACATCCTCCTCGAGTCGACCGGCGAGGACGTGACGCTCGAGGGCTACGAGGAGTCGTACCGATGA
- the scpB gene encoding SMC-Scp complex subunit ScpB — translation MTDDVQVPEAPATPAPSAPPAHVALVEALLFASGKPASVERLVEASELTPPEVEAALEVLERALEADARGVRLDRVAGGARLVSRNEFDVPVRKLLGLEGKNKLSMASLETLSIIAYRQPVTAPEIAELRGVNSASSLRTLLDKKLITTAGRKEVVGTPFLYKTTKEFLVHFGLDDVKDLPKPEDLDALYGVETTSTRCFGAETKKEKRKILRMVNPEDRRPEAGGARSILQRNRLFGLFPCPLSVSRSSCPPPASPRGARRRRSSSRAG, via the coding sequence ATGACCGACGACGTCCAGGTCCCCGAGGCGCCGGCGACTCCGGCTCCGTCCGCGCCTCCGGCCCACGTGGCGCTCGTGGAAGCGCTCCTCTTCGCGTCGGGCAAGCCGGCGAGCGTCGAGCGCCTCGTCGAGGCCTCCGAGCTGACTCCCCCCGAAGTGGAGGCCGCGCTCGAGGTTCTCGAACGGGCCCTCGAGGCCGACGCGCGCGGCGTCCGGCTGGACCGCGTCGCGGGCGGGGCGCGCCTCGTTTCGCGCAACGAATTCGACGTTCCCGTGCGCAAGCTCCTCGGGCTCGAAGGCAAGAACAAGCTCTCGATGGCGAGCCTCGAGACGCTCTCGATCATCGCGTACCGCCAGCCCGTCACGGCGCCCGAGATCGCCGAGCTGCGCGGGGTGAACTCGGCGTCCTCGCTCCGGACGCTGCTCGACAAGAAGCTCATCACGACGGCCGGCCGCAAGGAAGTCGTCGGGACGCCGTTCCTCTACAAGACGACGAAGGAGTTCCTCGTCCACTTCGGCCTCGACGACGTCAAGGACCTCCCGAAGCCGGAAGACCTCGACGCGCTCTACGGCGTCGAGACGACCTCGACGCGCTGTTTCGGCGCCGAGACGAAAAAAGAAAAGAGGAAGATTCTTCGAATGGTTAATCCCGAGGACCGACGCCCCGAAGCCGGAGGCGCCCGGAGCATCCTTCAAAGGAATCGTCTCTTCGGACTCTTCCCATGCCCGCTGAGCGTCTCCAGAAGCTCCTGTCCGCCGCCGGCATCTCCTCGCGGCGCGAGGCGGAGAAGATCATCCTCGAGGGCCGGGTGA